From Paenibacillus graminis:
TGGCGGCGTCCCGTTCCACGCGGGTTTTGGAGATTGGCGCACTTGGAGGCTACAGCGGCATCTGCCTCTGCCGCGGGCTCCGGCATGGGGGCCGGCTGACTTCGCTTGAATTGAAGGCTGAATACGCGGAGCTTGCCGGACGACACCTGGAAGAAGCGGGATTCAGTGAAGCCGTGGAATACAAGCTCGGCCCCGCGCTGGACAGCCTGAAGCTGCTGGAAGCGGAGGGCCGGACCTTCGATTTCTTTTTTATTGATGCCGATAAGGAAAACTATCCGAACTATCTGGAGTATGCCATTAAGCTGGCGGTGCCGGGTGCTGTGATCGCCGGAGATAATATCTTTCTGCGCGGACGCACATTGAATGCAGAGAAGAACGGACCGGCTGTTCAGGCGATGCGGCGCTTCAATGAGATGATTGCGGGTGATGAACGGCTGGCCAGCACACTGCTTCCCGCGTACGACGGACTGGCGCTGGCGATTGTAAAGTAAGCTGCGCGCCGCTGATTCCGTTATCTGAATAATCGTGGGGCGGCCCCTTTGTACAGCTTGAGCCGCACCCACACCGTATTGACCAGCAGGAAACCGCCAGAGATAAGGAACAATCCTTCAATACCGATAAAGCCGGATAAAAAGCCCCCGATCACTGCTCCCAGCATGTTCCCGAGAGCCAGCATGCTGCTGTTGAAGCCAAACGCCCGGCTCTCCTTGCCGTCAGGCGTATACGAGCGGATGAGGGCGTTGACGCTTGGCAGCAGGCCGCCCATGAAGACACCCATCAGAAAGCGGACAATAATCAGCTGCCAGACACTTGTCACAAAAGCCTGCGGAATGATGAACACAGCAGCACCGATCAGAGCATAGGTGAGAATCCGGTGTGCCCCAACCTTGTCGCTCAGCTTGCCGAGCACAGGTGAAGCCAGCATGTTGGATACGCCGGTTACGGCGCTGACGACCCCTGCCCAAAAGGCAATGTTCACGGCAGTGCCATGCAGCTTCTCTACATAGAGCGGAAGCAGTGTCATCGGGGCGATCATCGCAAACTGCAGGAGGAAGGTTACGCCGAACAGCGCAGGCAGCTGCGGCACCTTGGCCAGCTCCTTGAAGCCCTCAAGTACGGAAATCTGCGGCACCTGTGCAGCTTCGGCCCGGTCGAATTTCTCTTTGACGAGAAATAAGGCGAGCAGTGAGGCGGCGAACAGCAGAACACCAACGATATAAAAGATCGGGCGGTACCCGATCCAGTCCGCCATAGCCCCGCCGATCAGCGGGCCAAGAATGGTTCCGGCGACCGAGCCGGACTGCATTAGCCCCATGGCAAAGCCCATGCGGGCTTTTGGCGTGTTGCCGGAGACCAGTGCGATAGACGCCGGATTGAAACCGGAAATGGTCCCGTTGAGCAGGCGGAGCAGCAGCAGCTGCAAGGGCGTTTGTGCGAAGCCCATCAGCACAATGACCAGGGCCATGCCGAAGCTGGAGCGCAGCAGCATGATTTTGCGTCCGTATTTGTCGGCAAGCTTGCCCCACAGCGGCTGGAACAGGAATGAGGTCATGAAGTTCGCGGCAAAAATAAGTCCGGCCCATAACCCGAGCGCATCGCCTCGTACCCCCAGGTCTTTCGCCAGATACAAGGTCAGGAACGGGGTGATCATGGTCATTCCGGCGTTAACCAGGAATTGGCCGAACCAAAGCACAATGAGGTTGACTTTCCATGTCTCCCAATTCTTCAAAGTGCTTTCACTTCCTTTCAAGGAATTCAAGGTCAAGAGTTCACGAAAAAAGACATTCTATCAGTATATCATAGATTTGGAGAGGACCGATGCAACACTTGTCATAGTAATGTCATGGGATTGTCATTCCCTCACGGGTTCAGCGGTTGTTCCGAACTTTCAAAAAGAGCATAATAAAGGATAAGCGTATACACACATTCTATCAAAACTAATGGAGATCTTATCATGACCTACAATGACACTTTTATCCGCGCCTGCAGGAAGCAAGACACGGACCACATTCCCGTATGGTACATGCGGCAGGCCGGCCGGTATGATCCCGAATACCGTAAAATCAAGGAAAACTACTCGCTCCTGGAGATCTGCGAACAGCCGGAGCTTGCGGCAGAGGTTACAATGATGCCTGTCCGTAAGCTGGGTGTGGATGCGGCCATTCTGTATTCCGATATCATGAATCCAGTTGCTTCCCTTGGCGTGAAATTCGACATTGTGAAGAACATCGGTCCCGTTATCGACAATCCGATCCGCAGTGCTGCGGATGTGGAGCGCCTGAAGCCAATCGATGTGGAAGGCGATCTCAGCCATATCCTGAAGACTATAGCTATTCTGGACAAAGAGCTTGATGTGCCTCTGATCACCTTTGCCGGAGCGCCTTTTACCATTGCCAGCTATCTGATCGAAGGCAGACCTTCCAAGAGCTACCACCGCACCAAGGAAATGATGTACAGCCAGCCGCAGGTATGGTTCATGCTTATGGATAAGCTGGGCGACATGGTCATCGCCTATTTGCGCGCCCATGCCGCCAGCGGAGGCAAAGCGTTCCAGCTGTTTGACAGCTGGGTTGGTGCGCTTGCTCCGCGTGATTTTGAGTTATACGTACTGCCGACCATCTCCCGTATTTTTGCCGGACTTGCCGATCTTAATGTGCCGAAGATCTATTTTCCGGGCGTCAGCTCAGGAGAGCTGCTGCCAAGCCTGAAGAATCTCCAGGCGGATGTCATCGGTCTGGACTGGCGCGTAAGTCTTGCTGAAGGCAGACGCCGCACCGGTGGCCGTTTTGCGGTCCAGGGCAATCTGGACCCTTATCTGCTGACGGCTCCGCTGGATCTGCTCAAGGAGCGGGCCAAAGGTCTGATTGATGAAGGCATCCGCGAGCCAGGCTACATTTTTAATTTGGGGCACGGATTATTTCCCGAGGCTTCTCTGGACACGCTAAAGGAACTGACGGAATATATCCATGACTATTCCCGTGAGGCTCTGAAGCAAACCGTGAAACCGCGTCTATCATTATAAATAGATCTGTAAGATGTTCATTATCCGCAGAAAGGGATGGAATCTGTGACCACTAAAATTGGTGTACTCGTTATGTCGTACGGCACGCCTGAAAGTCTGGAAGGGGTGGAGGCGTATTATACGCATATCCGCCGGGGCCATGCGCCTTCTCCAGAGCAGCTGAAGGAGCTGAAGGACCGTTATGAAGCCATCGTTGGCGGAGTGTTTCCGCTGCGGGAGAATACGAACCGGCAGGTTGAGGCGCTGCAGGCCGCGCTGAACAACGGTCATGCCGGAGAAGGAGTGGAATTTGTCTGCTATCAGGGGCTTAAGCACGCCCGTCCTTTTATCGAAGATGGTGTGGAAGCGATGGCGAAGGACGGCATTACCCATGGTGTGGGGATTGTGCTTGCCCCGCATTATTCGGTAATGAGTGTCGGCACCTATATCAAACGCGCCAAGGAAAAGGCGGAAGCCAGCGGAATCGAAATGGCCTTCGTGGAGAGCTATCACCTCCATCCGGAGCTGATTGATGTCTTGAGCCGCAGAGTATCGGCCAAGCTGGATCTGTTCGAGGAAACCGGTGCGGTGCGTGAGGATGTCCGGGTATTATTCAGCGCGCATAGTCTGCCGGAGCGTATCTTGTCCATGGGTGACCCGTACCGTGACCAGCTGCTGGCCACCTCTGAAGCTGTCGCCAAGCAGGCGGGAGTCACCAACTGGCAGTTCACCTGGCAGAGCGCCGGCCGCACAGCCGAGCCATGGCTGGGACCGGATATTCTGGAGACCATGCACGAGCTTAGCGAGGCGCAGGTGAAATATGTGCTGGCAGCTCCGGTCGGCTTTGTATCCGACCATTTGGAGGTGCTGTACGACCTGGATATTGAAGCACAGGCGCTGGCCTCTGAACTGGATATGCGGCTGATGCGGATTGATTCGCTTAACAGTGATCCGGCATATATGTCTGTGCTCAGCGATGTGGTGCAAACGGCGGCTGGACAGCTCAAGGTGAGCCAGTTATGACCGGCTCAGCACGAAAAGTAGTCATTGTCGGCGGAGGCCTCAGCGGCCTCAGCGCCGCTTTTTATGTCCGCAAATATTACCGTGAAGCCGGAATTCAGCCGGATATCATTCTCGTGGAGAAGGACAAAAGCCTTGGCGGCAAGATCGAAACACTGCACCGCGAGGGTTTTGTCATTGAGAAGGGACCGGACTCCTTTCTGGCCCGCAAGACCGTGATGAGCGAGCTGGCGAAGGAGCTGGAAATCGATCATGAGCTGGTAACCACCAATCCGAATGCCAAAAAAACGTACATACTGCAGCGCGGCAAGCTGCATCCCATGCCGGCAGGCCTTGTGCTGGGCATTCCCACTGAGCTGAAGCCGTTTCTGAAGAGCGGCCTTGTTACTTTTGGCGGCAAAATGCGGGCGATGATGGATTTCATCATTCCGCCCCGGCGCAGTACAGAGGATGAATCACTGGGTGCGCTGATTGAACGGCGTCTAGGGACGGAAGTGCTGGAGAATATGACGGAGCCGCTTTTAGCCGGGATTTATGCCGGGGACATGCGCAAAATCAGCCTTCAGGCGACCTTTCCGCAGTTTGGAGATGTAGAACGGGAGTACGGAAGTCTCATTCGCGGGATGATGATGGGAAGGAAACCGGCTGAAACGCATACCGGCACCAAAAAAAGCGCTTTTCTGACCTTCCGCAAAGGCTTGCACAGCCTGGTCCATGCCTTAATTCATGAATTGCATGATGTCGAGCAGCGGACGGGAACGGGAGTCGCTGCCATTCATGTGCGCGATGAGAAGGAGGCTGCCGGATCGTCTTCACAGGCTGCGGGAACGGGGTCTTCACCCCGTTATGAAATCGAGCTGGACAATGGAGAACTAGTGCAGGCAGATGATGTTTATGTTACGGTGCAGAACTTTGCCGCGGCAGGCCTGCTCCGGCCCCATGTGGATGTGTCGGCACTGGACAGCGTCAACTATGTATCGGTGGCGAATGTAGTCATGGCATTTGCGAAGCAGGACATTCACACCGAGTATGACGGGTCCGGCTTCCTGGTCCCGCGCAAGGAAGGGCGCAATATTACCGCCTGCACCTGGACCTCGACCAAATGGCTGCATACCAGTCCCGACGACCGCGTGCTGCTGCGCTGCTATGTCGGCCGTTCGGGCGACGAACAGAACGTAGAGCTGCCGGACGCAGCACTGACAGAACTGGTGCTTAAGGATCTCAAGGAGATTATGGGCATCACGGCCAAGCCGATGTTCACGGAAATCACCCGGCTGAGGCACTCCATGCCGCAATATCCGGTGGGGCATCCGGCCAGGATAGCGGCGCTGCGCAGCGAGCTCGCCCAGAAGCTGCCCGGAGTGTACGCCTTTGGCGCCGGCTATGACGGGATTGGCATGCCGGACTGCATCAAGCAGGCCAAGCAGACAGCAGAGAGCGCCGCAGGGAGGGTTGTGCAGCAGCCCGAACCGCCAGCGGTGTTGAAATAACCGGAAAGGTGAAGCGCGGAAGGAGCCGCTTCACCGTTTTTTATTTTTTTGGAAATGATGATCCCTTTTCTTGTGAATAAGGCGTGTTATAAAATTGGGGCAAGCTGGCGTGAATTCGGCGGATTCACTCAAAGAGGTGGAGATCAGTCGGATTCGCCCGCCTTTTTCCCAAACAGATTTTTCAAGGGATTCTAATGTACAGAGTGCAATCAATTAGCTTTTCGACTGATTTATGGGTTATTCTTCTGCAGACAATGCAAGAGAAGGCGAGTTCTGGCCTAATCATCTAAGCGGAACTTAAGAATGAAGGTGAGCTGATTGGCGAAACCCTTGAGGGCCAAGGATTTTACGACTACAGTAGGTTAGATTCTTAAGTTCACTCTATATAGAAAGAGAATTGCATCGGACTCGGTACCATACGTATCGGACTCGTATCAGACTCGCACCGGCTTCCGCCTCTGGATGAGTCTGCTTGCTTCCATTCCTACTTTTTTAAGTCCAAACTATTTAGCGCTTGCGATAAAGCAGGTGAGCAAGCTACAGTTGGAAAAAGGGAACTTAATTCTCCCTAAAAATCAACATTTGGTAAATCAAAGTGGAAAAAAGGAGCTTAATTGGGCAATATTACTTCGTCAGAGGCGGAATGTACCGAATTAGGTAACCTTTTTCCACTTCACCTGCGGAAAACAGGATGTTCGGGCAAATTAGTGATCCTTTTTCCACTTGGAATTGCCGAACGAATCATGCAGGGTTCTCGAGGCAACGCTATACTGAACTCCAAAACAACGGCTGCCTTAATTAGTGAAGGACGGCGAAGCCGGTGTTATGACTCGTTAGCGGTTCTTTTACCTGTCTCTCTTTTTGGAGGAGCGGGAGTGACTTATGCTATAATAGAAACAATTTTAGGGCAAAGGAGATTGCTTGCAGCTATGTATCCGCCGCGTTCACGTACCAGAAAAAATAACAAACAAAGCAGAAAGCGCCGGCGCAGAACGGTTTGGGCATGGATTAACGTAAGCCTGCTTTTATTGATTACTGCACTGCTAACCTATTCGTTTATGAGAGCGGATGGGGGCGGCAATCAGCCGCCGCCTGCCGCAGAAGCGGTGAACTCGCCTTCACCGGATCAAGGCGAGGCTGCTGCGTCCGTTCCGCCAGCATCAACGCCAACGCCATCGCCAGCGCCGGAAGCCACACCCGATAAGGAGCCTTCATC
This genomic window contains:
- a CDS encoding MFS transporter, which encodes MKNWETWKVNLIVLWFGQFLVNAGMTMITPFLTLYLAKDLGVRGDALGLWAGLIFAANFMTSFLFQPLWGKLADKYGRKIMLLRSSFGMALVIVLMGFAQTPLQLLLLRLLNGTISGFNPASIALVSGNTPKARMGFAMGLMQSGSVAGTILGPLIGGAMADWIGYRPIFYIVGVLLFAASLLALFLVKEKFDRAEAAQVPQISVLEGFKELAKVPQLPALFGVTFLLQFAMIAPMTLLPLYVEKLHGTAVNIAFWAGVVSAVTGVSNMLASPVLGKLSDKVGAHRILTYALIGAAVFIIPQAFVTSVWQLIIVRFLMGVFMGGLLPSVNALIRSYTPDGKESRAFGFNSSMLALGNMLGAVIGGFLSGFIGIEGLFLISGGFLLVNTVWVRLKLYKGAAPRLFR
- the hemH gene encoding ferrochelatase, with product MTTKIGVLVMSYGTPESLEGVEAYYTHIRRGHAPSPEQLKELKDRYEAIVGGVFPLRENTNRQVEALQAALNNGHAGEGVEFVCYQGLKHARPFIEDGVEAMAKDGITHGVGIVLAPHYSVMSVGTYIKRAKEKAEASGIEMAFVESYHLHPELIDVLSRRVSAKLDLFEETGAVREDVRVLFSAHSLPERILSMGDPYRDQLLATSEAVAKQAGVTNWQFTWQSAGRTAEPWLGPDILETMHELSEAQVKYVLAAPVGFVSDHLEVLYDLDIEAQALASELDMRLMRIDSLNSDPAYMSVLSDVVQTAAGQLKVSQL
- a CDS encoding O-methyltransferase translates to MPNQEEYSEQLYTEDALLLKVKQAITDSGMPEVSIAPGYGRLLTMLVAASRSTRVLEIGALGGYSGICLCRGLRHGGRLTSLELKAEYAELAGRHLEEAGFSEAVEYKLGPALDSLKLLEAEGRTFDFFFIDADKENYPNYLEYAIKLAVPGAVIAGDNIFLRGRTLNAEKNGPAVQAMRRFNEMIAGDERLASTLLPAYDGLALAIVK
- the hemE gene encoding uroporphyrinogen decarboxylase; translation: MTYNDTFIRACRKQDTDHIPVWYMRQAGRYDPEYRKIKENYSLLEICEQPELAAEVTMMPVRKLGVDAAILYSDIMNPVASLGVKFDIVKNIGPVIDNPIRSAADVERLKPIDVEGDLSHILKTIAILDKELDVPLITFAGAPFTIASYLIEGRPSKSYHRTKEMMYSQPQVWFMLMDKLGDMVIAYLRAHAASGGKAFQLFDSWVGALAPRDFELYVLPTISRIFAGLADLNVPKIYFPGVSSGELLPSLKNLQADVIGLDWRVSLAEGRRRTGGRFAVQGNLDPYLLTAPLDLLKERAKGLIDEGIREPGYIFNLGHGLFPEASLDTLKELTEYIHDYSREALKQTVKPRLSL
- the hemG gene encoding protoporphyrinogen oxidase translates to MTGSARKVVIVGGGLSGLSAAFYVRKYYREAGIQPDIILVEKDKSLGGKIETLHREGFVIEKGPDSFLARKTVMSELAKELEIDHELVTTNPNAKKTYILQRGKLHPMPAGLVLGIPTELKPFLKSGLVTFGGKMRAMMDFIIPPRRSTEDESLGALIERRLGTEVLENMTEPLLAGIYAGDMRKISLQATFPQFGDVEREYGSLIRGMMMGRKPAETHTGTKKSAFLTFRKGLHSLVHALIHELHDVEQRTGTGVAAIHVRDEKEAAGSSSQAAGTGSSPRYEIELDNGELVQADDVYVTVQNFAAAGLLRPHVDVSALDSVNYVSVANVVMAFAKQDIHTEYDGSGFLVPRKEGRNITACTWTSTKWLHTSPDDRVLLRCYVGRSGDEQNVELPDAALTELVLKDLKEIMGITAKPMFTEITRLRHSMPQYPVGHPARIAALRSELAQKLPGVYAFGAGYDGIGMPDCIKQAKQTAESAAGRVVQQPEPPAVLK